The Odocoileus virginianus isolate 20LAN1187 ecotype Illinois chromosome 2, Ovbor_1.2, whole genome shotgun sequence genomic interval AGGCCAGATGGTCTCCCACCCGGTCTGGGTCCCTCTCTCCGCCCGGTATCACCTGCAGAGGCGAGGGTCATACACTTGACATCCACTCCAACCACGGGTGGCTCTCAAACTCGGGGACTTCTCCTCTATCCTGTGCCCACCGTGGCGGCCGTCCACTCCCTCGTACCTGTGATGCTGAGACCCTGGAGGCCGCAGAAGTGGGAGGCGAGGGGCCGCAGcgcagggggctgggggcaccGCTGGTGCAGCCCCGCGCTCAGGCGGGCGGGCAGCCACGTCGGCGGGCACGCGCCGGGCAGAGCCTGGGCAGGAGGCCTGGCGGGCACGTTCCAGAGGTCCCCGTGGGCGCCAGCGGAGACTGGCAGCGGGGAGGCGGTGGGCGCGCAGGGGTCAGGTCTGGCCAGGATGGCCTCAACGGAAAAGGAGGACTCGAGGCGTCCGGGCGCGCGGGGTGGGCTTGGATTTGCAGAGCCGCGCGGCAGCGCGGGAGTCGCGGGCCCGGGAGAGCGGCTGGAGCGCGGGGGCTGGACCCCGGCGCCCGAAAGAGGGAGCGGCCGGCAGCCCCGCGGCCCGGGGCTGGGCATGGCGCGGCCCTTGCTTGGAAGGGCCCAAGGAGGGGAGCTGGGGCCTTTGGGCTGTGTGGGCAGCGCGGGAGGACACCTGCTTTAAATAAGGGAGCGGGCCTTGTCGGCCAGGAACGGTCACAGCTGTCTCCCGCCGCTCTTAAATTGGACAGGGCGG includes:
- the NOTO gene encoding homeobox protein notochord — translated: MPSPGPRGCRPLPLSGAGVQPPRSSRSPGPATPALPRGSANPSPPRAPGRLESSFSVEAILARPDPCAPTASPLPVSAGAHGDLWNVPARPPAQALPGACPPTWLPARLSAGLHQRCPQPPALRPLASHFCGLQGLSITGLELVHCLGLWDPQDWAHAQDLQDTERSPKRIRTVFNLEQLEELEKVFAKQHNIVGKKRAQLAAQLNLTENQVRVWFQNRRVKYQKQQRLKMPATSAMAASPDEPSSSSDTSIQREDAESGMDS